In Macaca fascicularis isolate 582-1 chromosome X, T2T-MFA8v1.1, one DNA window encodes the following:
- the LOC102135438 gene encoding NACHT, LRR and PYD domains-containing protein 12-like isoform X2 — MTILEKGIKPNFQLVVTLLYIYFITEASRNFRSFQLCSLPVSQLHLLCQALRNPYCKIKDLRFFRRLISSSCGALAAVLSSNQWLTELEFSETKLEASALKLLCEGLKDTNCKLQKLKLCASLLPEGSEAVCRYLSCVLICNPDLTELDPSENPLGDIGVKYLCVGLRHSNCKVEKLDLSTCHSTDASCVELSSFLQLVVNPLPKS; from the exons ATGACCATTCTGGAAAAAGGTATAAAACCTAACTTTCAATTGGTTGTCACTCTCCTCTACATATACTTCATCACTGAGGCCTCACGGAACTTCAG GTCCTTTCAGCTGTGCAGTTTGCCAGTGTCTCAGCTACACCTGCTCTGCCAAGCACTGCGTAATCCATACTGTAAAATCAAAGACCTGAG GTTTTTCCGGCGCCTTATCTCTTCTTCTTGTGGGGCTCTAGCAGCTGTTCTTAGCTCCAATCAGTGGCTCACTGAACTGGAATTTAGTGAGACAAAACTGGAAGCTTCAGCTTTGAAATTGCTCTGTGAAGGCTTAAAAGATACAAATTGCAAATTACAGAAGCTCAA GTTATGTGCTAGCCTTCTCCCAGAAGGCTCAGAAGCTGTCTGCAGGTATCTTTCTTGTGTTCTTATTTGCAACCCAGACCTCACTGAGCTGGACCCGAGTGAAAATCCCTTGGGGGACATAGGGGTGAAGTATCTTTGTGTGGGTCTCAGACATTCCAACTGCAAAGTGGAGAAACTAGA CTTGAGCACCTGTCACTCCACAGATGCTAGCTGTGTGGAGCTCTCTTCTTTCTTACAA CTTGTTGTGAACCCCTTGCCCAAGTCCTGA
- the LOC102135438 gene encoding NACHT, LRR and PYD domains-containing protein 12-like isoform X6, with protein MKLLCEGLKQPNCVLQTLRFFRRLISSSCGALAAVLSSNQWLTELEFSETKLEASALKLLCEGLKDTNCKLQKLKLCASLLPEGSEAVCRYLSCVLICNPDLTELDPSENPLGDIGVKYLCVGLRHSNCKVEKLDLL; from the exons ATGAAACTTCTGTGTGAAGGATTAAAACAGCCCAACTGTGTATTACAGACATTGAG GTTTTTCCGGCGCCTTATCTCTTCTTCTTGTGGGGCTCTAGCAGCTGTTCTTAGCTCCAATCAGTGGCTCACTGAACTGGAATTTAGTGAGACAAAACTGGAAGCTTCAGCTTTGAAATTGCTCTGTGAAGGCTTAAAAGATACAAATTGCAAATTACAGAAGCTCAA GTTATGTGCTAGCCTTCTCCCAGAAGGCTCAGAAGCTGTCTGCAGGTATCTTTCTTGTGTTCTTATTTGCAACCCAGACCTCACTGAGCTGGACCCGAGTGAAAATCCCTTGGGGGACATAGGGGTGAAGTATCTTTGTGTGGGTCTCAGACATTCCAACTGCAAAGTGGAGAAACTAGA CTTGTTGTGA
- the LOC102135438 gene encoding NACHT, LRR and PYD domains-containing protein 12-like isoform X3, whose translation MKLLCEGLKQPNCVLQTLRFFRRLISSSCGALAAVLSSNQWLTELEFSETKLEASALKLLCEGLKDTNCKLQKLKLCASLLPEGSEAVCRYLSCVLICNPDLTELDPSENPLGDIGVKYLCVGLRHSNCKVEKLDLSTCHSTDASCVELSSFLQVSQALKELFCLPMSWGTQEYSISVKVCSTQRV comes from the exons ATGAAACTTCTGTGTGAAGGATTAAAACAGCCCAACTGTGTATTACAGACATTGAG GTTTTTCCGGCGCCTTATCTCTTCTTCTTGTGGGGCTCTAGCAGCTGTTCTTAGCTCCAATCAGTGGCTCACTGAACTGGAATTTAGTGAGACAAAACTGGAAGCTTCAGCTTTGAAATTGCTCTGTGAAGGCTTAAAAGATACAAATTGCAAATTACAGAAGCTCAA GTTATGTGCTAGCCTTCTCCCAGAAGGCTCAGAAGCTGTCTGCAGGTATCTTTCTTGTGTTCTTATTTGCAACCCAGACCTCACTGAGCTGGACCCGAGTGAAAATCCCTTGGGGGACATAGGGGTGAAGTATCTTTGTGTGGGTCTCAGACATTCCAACTGCAAAGTGGAGAAACTAGA CTTGAGCACCTGTCACTCCACAGATGCTAGCTGTGTGGAGCTCTCTTCTTTCTTACAAGTGAGTCAGGCTTTAAAAGAGCTGTTTTGTTTGCCAATGTCTTGGGGGACACAGGAGTACAGCATctctgtgaaggtctgcagcacACAAAGGGTATAA
- the LOC102135438 gene encoding ribonuclease inhibitor-like isoform X4 → MTILEKGIKPNFQLVVTLLYIYFITEASRNFRSFQLCSLPVSQLHLLCQALRNPYCKIKDLRFFRRLISSSCGALAAVLSSNQWLTELEFSETKLEASALKLLCEGLKDTNCKLQKLKLCASLLPEGSEAVCRYLSCVLICNPDLTELDPSENPLGDIGVKYLCVGLRHSNCKVEKLDLL, encoded by the exons ATGACCATTCTGGAAAAAGGTATAAAACCTAACTTTCAATTGGTTGTCACTCTCCTCTACATATACTTCATCACTGAGGCCTCACGGAACTTCAG GTCCTTTCAGCTGTGCAGTTTGCCAGTGTCTCAGCTACACCTGCTCTGCCAAGCACTGCGTAATCCATACTGTAAAATCAAAGACCTGAG GTTTTTCCGGCGCCTTATCTCTTCTTCTTGTGGGGCTCTAGCAGCTGTTCTTAGCTCCAATCAGTGGCTCACTGAACTGGAATTTAGTGAGACAAAACTGGAAGCTTCAGCTTTGAAATTGCTCTGTGAAGGCTTAAAAGATACAAATTGCAAATTACAGAAGCTCAA GTTATGTGCTAGCCTTCTCCCAGAAGGCTCAGAAGCTGTCTGCAGGTATCTTTCTTGTGTTCTTATTTGCAACCCAGACCTCACTGAGCTGGACCCGAGTGAAAATCCCTTGGGGGACATAGGGGTGAAGTATCTTTGTGTGGGTCTCAGACATTCCAACTGCAAAGTGGAGAAACTAGA CTTGTTGTGA
- the LOC102135438 gene encoding NACHT, LRR and PYD domains-containing protein 12-like isoform X1: protein MTILEKGIKPNFQLVVTLLYIYFITEASRNFRSFQLCSLPVSQLHLLCQALRNPYCKIKDLRFFRRLISSSCGALAAVLSSNQWLTELEFSETKLEASALKLLCEGLKDTNCKLQKLKLCASLLPEGSEAVCRYLSCVLICNPDLTELDPSENPLGDIGVKYLCVGLRHSNCKVEKLDLSTCHSTDASCVELSSFLQVSQALKELFCLPMSWGTQEYSISVKVCSTQRV, encoded by the exons ATGACCATTCTGGAAAAAGGTATAAAACCTAACTTTCAATTGGTTGTCACTCTCCTCTACATATACTTCATCACTGAGGCCTCACGGAACTTCAG GTCCTTTCAGCTGTGCAGTTTGCCAGTGTCTCAGCTACACCTGCTCTGCCAAGCACTGCGTAATCCATACTGTAAAATCAAAGACCTGAG GTTTTTCCGGCGCCTTATCTCTTCTTCTTGTGGGGCTCTAGCAGCTGTTCTTAGCTCCAATCAGTGGCTCACTGAACTGGAATTTAGTGAGACAAAACTGGAAGCTTCAGCTTTGAAATTGCTCTGTGAAGGCTTAAAAGATACAAATTGCAAATTACAGAAGCTCAA GTTATGTGCTAGCCTTCTCCCAGAAGGCTCAGAAGCTGTCTGCAGGTATCTTTCTTGTGTTCTTATTTGCAACCCAGACCTCACTGAGCTGGACCCGAGTGAAAATCCCTTGGGGGACATAGGGGTGAAGTATCTTTGTGTGGGTCTCAGACATTCCAACTGCAAAGTGGAGAAACTAGA CTTGAGCACCTGTCACTCCACAGATGCTAGCTGTGTGGAGCTCTCTTCTTTCTTACAAGTGAGTCAGGCTTTAAAAGAGCTGTTTTGTTTGCCAATGTCTTGGGGGACACAGGAGTACAGCATctctgtgaaggtctgcagcacACAAAGGGTATAA
- the TEX13B gene encoding testis-expressed protein 13B, giving the protein MALRPEDPSSGFRHSNVVAFINEKMARHTKGPEFYLENISLSWEEVEDKLWAILEDSEVPSEVKEACTWGSLALGVRFAHRQGQLQNRRVQWLQGFAKLHRLAAMVLASNLTEFKEQQEMECNKATFQLRITQTSLAEAQRERDKELASPQRQGQATVFPGLATARGDWTEGAGEQEKEAVAAAGAAEGEGEERFAEAGPAPEEALQGLGGGFRHPLGAVEQANYTFGGQREQDLRSAQTALSYFSGPGSTASLEPLPVQLPTSFTYSYPCPLSAFSAIPTIPPSPAKVTAPVPTQMPSNWGASDASLWSDVGAQGIDPQEPPRDRRDSEPHQQRRPPVYRRPGDWDCPWCKTVNFSRRENCFLCGRRIWLQRPQ; this is encoded by the exons ATGGCCTTGAGACCTGAGGACCCCAGTAGTGGGTTCCGGCACAGCAACGTGGTGGCCTTCATCAACgagaaaatggccaggcacacGAAAGGCCCCGAGTTCTACCTCGAGAATATATCCTTATcctgggaggaggtggaagaCAAGCTCTGGGCCATCCTGGAGGACAGCGAGGTGCCCAGCGAGGTCAAAGAGGCCTGTACCTGGGGCAGCTTGGCCTTGGGCGTGCGCTTTGCCCACAGGCAGGGACAGTTACAAAACCGCAGGGTGCAGTGGCTGCAAGGCTTTGCCAAACTGCACAGATTAGCTGCGATGGTCTTGGCCTCAAACCTGACGGAATTCAAAGAACAGCAGGAGATGGAATGCAATAAGGCGACCTTCCAGTTGCGGATAACCCAGACCAGCCTTGCGGAGGCGCAGAGAGAGCGGGACA AGGAGCTGGCATCTCCCCAGCGGCAGGGCCAGGCTACAGTGTTTCCAGGCCTGGCCACTGCCAGAGGGGATTGGACAGAAGGAGCAGGTGAGCAGGAAAAGGAGGCGGTGgctgctgctggtgctgctgaaggagaaggagaggagaggttTGCAGAGGCGGGGCCTGCCCCTGAGGAGGCCTTGCAGGGGCTAGGAGGAGGCTTCAGGCATCCTCTGGGAGCTGTGGAGCAGGCAAATTACACCTTtggggggcagagggagcaggaTCTCAGGTCAGCACAAACAGCCCTGTCTTACTTCTCTGGGCCTGGGTCCACAGCCTCACTGGAGCCTCTTCCTGTCCAGCTCCCTACCTCATTCACATACTCATACCCATGCCCTTTGTCCGCCTTCTCAGCCATACCCACTATACCCCCTTCACCAGCAAAGGTCACAGCACCGGTTCCAACTCAGATGCCTTCCAACTGGGGGGCCTCTGATGCTAGCCTGTGGTCTGATGTGGGGGCCCAGGGAATAGACCCTCAAGAGCCCCCAAGAGACAGGAGAGACTCCGAACCTCATCAACAGAGAAGACCTCCAGTGTATCGCAGGCCAGGGGACTGGGACTGCCCGTGGTGTAAAACTGTGAATTTTTCACGGAGGGAAAATTGCTTCCTCTGTGGGAGGCGAATCTGGCTGCAAAGGCCTCAGTAa
- the LOC102135438 gene encoding NACHT, LRR and PYD domains-containing protein 12-like isoform X5 produces the protein MKLLCEGLKQPNCVLQTLRFFRRLISSSCGALAAVLSSNQWLTELEFSETKLEASALKLLCEGLKDTNCKLQKLKLCASLLPEGSEAVCRYLSCVLICNPDLTELDPSENPLGDIGVKYLCVGLRHSNCKVEKLDLSTCHSTDASCVELSSFLQLVVNPLPKS, from the exons ATGAAACTTCTGTGTGAAGGATTAAAACAGCCCAACTGTGTATTACAGACATTGAG GTTTTTCCGGCGCCTTATCTCTTCTTCTTGTGGGGCTCTAGCAGCTGTTCTTAGCTCCAATCAGTGGCTCACTGAACTGGAATTTAGTGAGACAAAACTGGAAGCTTCAGCTTTGAAATTGCTCTGTGAAGGCTTAAAAGATACAAATTGCAAATTACAGAAGCTCAA GTTATGTGCTAGCCTTCTCCCAGAAGGCTCAGAAGCTGTCTGCAGGTATCTTTCTTGTGTTCTTATTTGCAACCCAGACCTCACTGAGCTGGACCCGAGTGAAAATCCCTTGGGGGACATAGGGGTGAAGTATCTTTGTGTGGGTCTCAGACATTCCAACTGCAAAGTGGAGAAACTAGA CTTGAGCACCTGTCACTCCACAGATGCTAGCTGTGTGGAGCTCTCTTCTTTCTTACAA CTTGTTGTGAACCCCTTGCCCAAGTCCTGA
- the LOC141409441 gene encoding ribonuclease inhibitor-like translates to MMPAFSTLLPGRLWTCHLSGACCQDLCNALYTNEHLRDLDFSDNALGDEGMRVLCEGLKCPCCKLQTLWLAECHLTDACCGALASVLNRDENLTLLDLSGNDLKDFGVQMLCDALIHPICKLQTFYLDTDPLHEDAFRKMEVLKMSKPGICCLRECLI, encoded by the exons ATGATGCCAGCCTTCTCTACCTTACTTCCTGGCAGGTTGTGGACCTGTCACCTGTCTGGGGCATGTTGTCAGGATTTGTGCAATGCACTCTACACCAATGAACACCTGAGAGACCTTGACTTCAGTGACAATGCCTTAGGGGACGAGGGCATGCGGGTGCTGTGTGAAGGGCTGAAATGCCCCTGTTGTAAACTACAGACTTTGTG GTTAGCAGAATGTCATCTCACAGATGCATGCTGTGGAGCCCTCGCCTCTGTCCTCAACAGAGATGAGAACCTAACATTGCTAGACTTAAGTGGAAACGACCTCAAGGATTTTGGAGTGCAGATGTTATGTGATGCACTGATACATCCAATATGTAAACTTCAGACATTCTA CCTTGACACAGATCCTTTACATGAAGATGCATTTAGAAAgatggaagttttaaaaatgagcaagCCTGGAATCTGttgtctgagagagtgcttgatataa
- the LOC102135438 gene encoding ribonuclease inhibitor-like isoform X7 encodes MTILEKGIKPNFQLVVTLLYIYFITEASRNFRSFQLCSLPVSQLHLLCQALRNPYCKIKDLRFFRRLISSSCGALAAVLSSNQWLTELEFSETKLEASALKLLCEGLKDTNCKLQKLNLL; translated from the exons ATGACCATTCTGGAAAAAGGTATAAAACCTAACTTTCAATTGGTTGTCACTCTCCTCTACATATACTTCATCACTGAGGCCTCACGGAACTTCAG GTCCTTTCAGCTGTGCAGTTTGCCAGTGTCTCAGCTACACCTGCTCTGCCAAGCACTGCGTAATCCATACTGTAAAATCAAAGACCTGAG GTTTTTCCGGCGCCTTATCTCTTCTTCTTGTGGGGCTCTAGCAGCTGTTCTTAGCTCCAATCAGTGGCTCACTGAACTGGAATTTAGTGAGACAAAACTGGAAGCTTCAGCTTTGAAATTGCTCTGTGAAGGCTTAAAAGATACAAATTGCAAATTACAGAAGCTCAA CTTGTTGTGA